In a genomic window of Paraburkholderia acidiphila:
- a CDS encoding pyridoxamine 5'-phosphate oxidase family protein, whose amino-acid sequence MGPRFLYRRRHLNPNRRGSQTMSLADAVNEPAADTSAAPSPRTRVHRVARRAHYDAATLHAILDEAYVCHVAFADEHGVHCIPTACWRERDHLYIHGSNGSRMLRLAAEGAQVCVTVTHLDGLVLARSAFNHSMNYRSAVIYGVFEVVSEAHRGAVLDAFMEHIAPGRRHEVRAGNSKELAATTVMRISLEESVTKIRTGGPKDDEEDMNRPVWAGVLPLTLAPLPPVADVAAQEREAPAYVKAWANPRND is encoded by the coding sequence ATGGGGCCACGGTTTCTCTATCGTAGGCGGCATCTCAACCCGAACCGTAGAGGAAGCCAAACGATGTCCCTCGCCGATGCCGTCAACGAACCCGCCGCCGACACCAGCGCGGCACCTTCGCCACGCACGCGCGTGCACCGGGTCGCGCGACGCGCGCACTACGACGCGGCAACGTTGCACGCGATTCTTGACGAAGCCTACGTGTGCCACGTCGCCTTCGCCGACGAGCACGGCGTGCATTGCATTCCCACCGCATGCTGGCGCGAGCGAGATCATCTCTACATTCACGGTTCGAACGGCAGCCGCATGCTGCGCCTCGCCGCCGAAGGCGCGCAGGTTTGCGTGACCGTTACGCATCTGGATGGCCTCGTGCTCGCGCGCTCTGCGTTCAATCATTCGATGAACTATCGTTCCGCGGTGATTTACGGCGTATTCGAGGTGGTGAGCGAGGCGCACAGGGGCGCCGTGCTCGATGCGTTCATGGAGCACATTGCGCCGGGGCGCAGGCACGAAGTGCGCGCGGGCAACAGCAAGGAGCTGGCGGCGACCACGGTCATGCGCATTTCGCTCGAGGAGTCCGTCACGAAGATCCGCACGGGCGGCCCGAAGGACGACGAAGAGGACATGAACCGGCCCGTCTGGGCAGGCGTGCTGCCGCTCACGCTCGCACCATTGCCGCCCGTGGCCGACGTTGCTGCGCAGGAGCG